From a region of the Raphanus sativus cultivar WK10039 unplaced genomic scaffold, ASM80110v3 Scaffold0063, whole genome shotgun sequence genome:
- the LOC108841790 gene encoding uncharacterized protein LOC108841790 translates to MESLAAISTSIILPPTTTTTISVSTSRSVLIPLPSHRCCSTFSSAGRRISIPRRRHFSSCKSAASGGGGGGGGSDKQGGDEEERSKEVEKALNLDGTIPGTSDEFVRQVSSRAYDMRRKLEQTFDSTSYDVLESNPWRGDSKPVYVLTQRENQICTMKTRTTHSEVEKELGLLFSKRISNQKKQSRPETKFDMLVEDIRDGVLVFEDVNEAVRYCDLLQGGGKGCEGVAEIEASSVFDLCRKTRSLAVLFRRGRTPPTPQALERNLGSRKRSLEDLRDNK, encoded by the exons ATGGAGTCGCTAGCAGCTATTTCCACTTCCATAATACTACCTCCAACAACCACGACTACGATCTCCGTTTCAACCTCACGATCAGTATTGATTCCTCTTCCTTCTCACCGTTGTTGTTCCACCTTCTCCAGCGCAGGGAGACGGATCTCGATTCCGAGAAGAAGACACTTCTCGAGCTGTAAATCGGCTGCcagcggcggcggaggaggaggaggaggatcagATAAACAAGGTGGCGATGAAGAGGAAAGAAGCAAGGAAGTGGAGAAGGCGCTTAACTTGGACGGTACGATCCCTGGGACTTCCGATGAGTTTGTGAGGCAAGTCTCGTCACGTGCTTACGACATGCGTCGGAAACTAGAGCAGACGTTTGATTCCACCAGCTATGACG TGCTGGAGTCTAACCCTTGGAGAGGAGACTCAAAGCCGGTCTATGTACTAACACAGAGAGAAAACCAGATCTGCACCATGAAAACTAGAACAACCCACAG TGAAGTAGAGAAAGAGCTTGGACTGTTGTTCTCTAAAAGAATCAGCAACCAGAAAAAACAATCTAGACCCGAAACTAAATTCGATATGCTTGTTGAAGACATTCGAGATGGAGTACTG GTTTTTGAAGATGTGAATGAGGCTGTTCGATACTGTGATCTACTACAAGGTGGAGGAAAAGGGTGTGAAGGCGTGGCTGAGATTGAAGCCTCATCT GTTTTTGATCTTTGCCGGAAAACGAGGTCTCTGGCGGTTCTATTCCGCCGTGGAAGAA